The genome window CGGGAACGGTGGGGAGGCGCTCGGCCTCCATCAGAACCTAGCCAGGGGAGGCCCCGCTTCAGCGGGGTGGGGAATGGCTTCTGAGCCCTGTTCTGACCTCGGCTGTGCGCATGGATCCGCTCTGTTCACCTGAGTCGACCTTTCTGCCGCACTAGACCTGCGGCGCGTGTATAGCGATCGCGTGACTGTGACCAGGAAGGCTCGCCGATTCTCCGGCGGCGTATACGACCTCGGGCTCCAGGTGGCGTGGTGCCCGAAGTACCGCCGTCCGGTCCTCGGCGGCCAGGTCGCGGAACGCCTGGACGAACTGATCCGGCAGAAGGCGCAGGAACGCGGCTGGGAGATCATCGCCCTTGAGGTGATGCCCGACCACGTCCACCCCTTCGTGCAGCACGACCCGAAGTCGTCGGCCTCGTACGTGGCCAACCAGTTCAAGGGCTTCACCTCCCGCGTGCCGCGCGAGGAGTTCCCGCACCTGAAGTCACGGATGCCCGCGCTGTGGTCGTCGTCGTACTTCGCGGCATCGGTCGGCGCCGTGTCGGCAGCCACGGTCGAGAGGTACATCGACACCCAGTGGGAACGCCCGCGGAAGAAGGGGGACGGCTCGTGATCCGCGCGTACAAGTTCCTCCTGCGCCCCACGGCCCGTCAGACGGCCGCACTGGGCGAGATACTGAGGGACCACTGCTCGCTGTACAACGGCGCCCTGCGAGAGCGGCGCGACGCCTACCGGCACACCTCAAAGACGAGCGTCACGTACGGGGACCAGTCCGCGCAGCTCAAGGAGG of Streptomyces phaeolivaceus contains these proteins:
- the tnpA gene encoding IS200/IS605 family transposase — encoded protein: MTVTRKARRFSGGVYDLGLQVAWCPKYRRPVLGGQVAERLDELIRQKAQERGWEIIALEVMPDHVHPFVQHDPKSSASYVANQFKGFTSRVPREEFPHLKSRMPALWSSSYFAASVGAVSAATVERYIDTQWERPRKKGDGS